The Devosia sp. A16 genome includes a window with the following:
- a CDS encoding S41 family peptidase, with translation MRLTPLRIVASMAAVFALGLACAPLIAQDQTPPAAADAAAPASGPRTPDEVYSDLDLFGEVFDRIRAEYVEAPDERKLIHAALQGMLTSLDPHSGYMEPVEYSDVQEDTSGQFGGLGIEVQMEDGVIKVVSPIDDTPAAKAGILANDFIVELDGTQVQGLTLDQAVEKMRGQVGTKITVTVVREGVTEPLKFELTRDIIATRAARMSMEGDVGVIRLARFSEQAFVGIQKAIDDIYKAGDGKAPKGIVLDLRNNPGGLVDQAVLVSDAFLKQGAVVLTRGRVDSESSRYDAKPDALDAKLADVPMVVLINGGSASAAEIVAGALQDHKRATLVGTRSFGKGSVQSIIPLGADGAMRLTTARYYTPNNRSIQASGIQPDIVITQDVPEEFKGRDEIIGEAALPGEIGGGTEEKATVGSSVYVPAEKDKDNQLQYAIKLIDGVETNAAYPPKAAG, from the coding sequence ATGCGCCTGACGCCCCTCCGCATAGTTGCCTCGATGGCCGCCGTGTTCGCACTCGGCCTCGCCTGTGCTCCGCTGATCGCGCAGGACCAGACACCGCCGGCAGCCGCCGATGCCGCGGCGCCGGCCAGCGGGCCGCGCACCCCCGACGAGGTCTACTCCGATCTCGATCTGTTCGGCGAAGTGTTCGACCGCATCCGCGCCGAGTATGTCGAGGCCCCCGACGAGCGCAAGCTCATCCATGCGGCCCTGCAGGGCATGCTGACCTCGCTCGACCCGCATTCGGGCTATATGGAGCCGGTCGAGTATTCCGACGTGCAGGAAGATACCTCGGGCCAGTTCGGCGGGCTGGGCATCGAAGTGCAGATGGAAGACGGGGTGATCAAGGTCGTCTCGCCCATCGACGACACGCCGGCGGCCAAGGCCGGCATCCTCGCCAACGATTTCATCGTCGAGCTCGACGGCACCCAGGTACAGGGCCTGACCCTCGATCAGGCGGTCGAGAAGATGCGCGGCCAGGTGGGCACCAAGATCACCGTCACCGTGGTGCGCGAAGGCGTCACCGAGCCGCTGAAGTTCGAACTCACCCGTGACATCATCGCCACCCGCGCCGCCCGCATGAGCATGGAAGGCGATGTCGGCGTCATTCGCCTCGCCCGCTTCTCCGAGCAGGCCTTCGTGGGCATCCAGAAAGCCATCGACGACATCTACAAGGCCGGCGACGGCAAGGCGCCCAAGGGCATCGTGCTCGACCTGCGCAACAACCCGGGCGGGCTGGTGGACCAGGCCGTGCTCGTCTCCGACGCCTTCCTCAAGCAGGGCGCCGTGGTGCTGACCCGCGGCCGCGTCGACAGCGAGAGCTCGCGCTATGACGCCAAGCCGGACGCGCTGGACGCCAAGCTCGCCGACGTGCCGATGGTGGTGCTGATCAACGGCGGCTCGGCCTCGGCGGCCGAAATCGTCGCCGGCGCGCTGCAGGATCACAAGCGCGCGACGCTGGTGGGCACTCGCTCGTTCGGCAAGGGCTCGGTGCAGTCGATCATCCCGCTCGGCGCCGATGGCGCCATGCGCCTCACCACGGCGCGCTACTACACCCCGAACAACCGTTCGATCCAGGCCTCCGGCATCCAGCCCGACATCGTCATCACCCAGGATGTCCCCGAGGAGTTCAAAGGCCGCGACGAGATCATCGGTGAAGCCGCCCTTCCCGGCGAAATCGGCGGCGGCACCGAGGAAAAGGCCACGGTCGGCTCGTCGGTCTATGTCCCGGCCGAGAAGGACAAGGACAACCAGCTGCAATACGCCATCAAGCTGATCGACGGCGTCGAGACCAACGCCGCCTATCCGCCCAAGGCGGCCGGCTGA
- a CDS encoding divergent polysaccharide deacetylase family protein: MTELSAPLVRRKARLARTAQLRAAGKARHVPVTRIALGLLALIAIGVGARVMLVSDPEGGRPSSTVDIAGANPSNSVAGAVSTPGGATITADPEMFPVAQAAATAEASTAPIIDPTALDPQLLEQTEFGAIPRISGTGIRPFDVYSRPSDTPATSGGKPLVAIIVSGLGLNTEGTLDAIGKLPEEATLAFAPYGKTLERTVGAARAEGHELFLEVPLEPFDYPENDPGPDTLLTGQAPRDNLSKLFKVMSSFSGYVGLINNMGARFTASGADFGPMMEELGARGLGYLDDGSSNRSLAPQLARANRVPFGRVNAVIDANPARGPILAALADLEAEARDKGYAIGIVSALPVSVEAVTEWAKSLGERGIELVPASALMGDDS; encoded by the coding sequence ATGACGGAGCTCAGCGCGCCCCTCGTTCGCCGCAAGGCCAGGCTGGCCCGGACAGCCCAGCTCAGGGCCGCCGGCAAGGCTCGCCATGTTCCCGTCACCCGTATCGCCCTCGGCCTGCTCGCGCTGATCGCCATCGGCGTCGGCGCCCGCGTCATGCTGGTCAGCGATCCCGAGGGCGGCCGCCCCAGTTCCACCGTCGACATTGCCGGCGCCAACCCCTCCAACAGCGTGGCCGGGGCCGTATCGACGCCGGGCGGCGCGACCATCACCGCCGACCCCGAAATGTTCCCCGTCGCACAGGCCGCGGCCACGGCCGAGGCCTCCACTGCCCCGATCATCGACCCCACGGCGCTCGATCCCCAACTGCTCGAGCAGACCGAGTTCGGCGCCATCCCGCGCATCTCGGGCACCGGCATTCGCCCATTCGATGTCTACTCGCGTCCCTCGGACACGCCCGCCACCTCCGGCGGCAAGCCTCTGGTCGCCATCATCGTCTCGGGCCTCGGCCTCAACACCGAAGGCACGCTCGACGCTATCGGCAAACTGCCGGAGGAGGCGACGCTGGCCTTCGCCCCGTATGGCAAGACCCTGGAGCGTACCGTCGGGGCCGCCCGGGCCGAAGGACACGAGCTGTTTCTCGAAGTGCCGCTGGAGCCGTTCGACTACCCCGAGAACGATCCGGGGCCCGATACGCTGCTCACCGGCCAGGCGCCACGCGACAACCTTTCGAAGCTGTTCAAGGTGATGAGCAGCTTTTCGGGCTATGTCGGGCTGATCAACAACATGGGCGCCCGCTTCACGGCCTCCGGCGCCGATTTCGGCCCGATGATGGAGGAACTCGGAGCCCGCGGTCTGGGTTATCTCGACGATGGGTCGTCCAACCGCTCGCTTGCTCCGCAACTGGCGCGCGCCAACCGCGTGCCGTTCGGTCGGGTCAACGCCGTGATCGATGCTAACCCGGCGCGCGGCCCCATCCTCGCCGCGCTGGCCGATCTCGAGGCGGAGGCCCGCGACAAGGGGTACGCCATCGGCATCGTCTCGGCCTTGCCGGTCTCGGTCGAAGCGGTTACCGAGTGGGCCAAGAGCCTTGGCGAACGCGGCATCGAACTGGTGCCGGCCAGCGCCCTGATGGGAGATGACAGCTGA
- a CDS encoding RNA pyrophosphohydrolase encodes MPRREEMPYRDCVGIAVFNAEGLVFVGRRKPEGNPEHTTVNDSPWQMPQGGIDKGETPIDAAWRELFEETSIRTADLITEAPEWIYYDLPDEALGIALRGKYRGQRQRWFAFRFTGDEAEINVESPGGGAHPAEFDKWRWERLETLPDLIVPFKRDAYLQVVEAFKHVPAGVRG; translated from the coding sequence ATGCCACGGCGCGAAGAGATGCCCTACCGTGATTGCGTCGGCATCGCGGTGTTCAACGCCGAAGGCCTGGTGTTCGTCGGCCGGCGCAAGCCCGAGGGCAATCCCGAGCACACCACGGTCAACGATTCCCCTTGGCAGATGCCGCAGGGCGGCATCGACAAGGGCGAAACCCCGATCGACGCGGCCTGGCGCGAGCTGTTCGAAGAAACCTCCATCAGGACAGCCGACCTCATTACCGAGGCGCCGGAGTGGATCTACTACGACCTGCCCGACGAGGCCCTGGGCATCGCGCTCCGCGGCAAGTATCGCGGCCAGCGCCAGCGCTGGTTCGCGTTCCGCTTCACCGGCGACGAAGCCGAGATCAACGTCGAGTCCCCCGGCGGCGGCGCCCACCCGGCCGAGTTCGACAAGTGGCGCTGGGAAAGGCTCGAAACTCTTCCAGACCTCATCGTCCCGTTCAAGCGCGACGCCTATCTGCAGGTGGTCGAGGCGTTCAAGCACGTGCCGGCTGGCGTGCGGGGATAG
- a CDS encoding aspartate/glutamate racemase family protein, with the protein MKTIGLIGGMSWESTAHYYAILNRETAARLGGLHSAPVIVHSVDFAPIEAMQRAGDWDGAGQVLAGIAASLEAQGAAVVGLATNTMHICAPQIVAALTVPFVHIATPTADALLADGIGKVGLLGTRFTMEKRFYIEGLEQRGLEVLVPDIGITNLNGIIYEELCLGIVRDESRRIYVDAIARLKARGAEAVILGCTEIGMLIDDSVSPLPTYDTTDLHARALVAAALG; encoded by the coding sequence ATGAAAACCATCGGCCTCATCGGCGGCATGAGCTGGGAATCCACCGCTCACTACTACGCCATCCTCAACCGCGAGACGGCGGCCCGGCTGGGCGGCCTCCACTCCGCGCCGGTCATCGTCCATTCCGTGGATTTCGCCCCGATCGAGGCGATGCAGCGGGCCGGCGACTGGGACGGCGCCGGGCAGGTGCTCGCCGGCATTGCTGCTTCGCTCGAAGCGCAGGGCGCCGCCGTGGTCGGGCTTGCCACCAACACCATGCATATCTGCGCGCCACAGATCGTCGCCGCGCTGACGGTCCCGTTCGTCCACATCGCGACGCCCACCGCCGACGCACTGCTCGCCGATGGAATCGGGAAAGTCGGGTTGCTCGGCACCCGCTTCACCATGGAGAAGCGCTTCTATATCGAAGGCCTCGAGCAACGCGGCCTCGAGGTGTTGGTGCCCGATATCGGCATCACCAACCTCAACGGCATCATCTACGAGGAGCTCTGCCTCGGCATCGTCCGCGACGAGTCCCGGCGCATCTACGTCGACGCCATCGCCCGGCTCAAGGCCCGCGGCGCCGAGGCGGTGATCCTGGGCTGCACCGAGATCGGTATGCTGATCGATGACAGTGTGAGCCCGCTGCCGACCTACGACACCACCGATCTGCACGCCAGGGCGCTGGTGGCAGCGGCGTTGGGCTAG
- a CDS encoding methyl-accepting chemotaxis protein, translating to MGQSLLSRFAGGSREDDRSTVAAIMRSQAVIEFALDGTILTANGNFLGAVGYALDEIQGKHHRMFVDPALAQSVEYVEFWRALGAGQFQSGEYRRFAKGGKEIWLQASYNPILDKAGKPIKVIKFASDITEQKNRAADMAGQVAAISRAQAVIEFKLDGTILTANENFLSTLGYRLDEVQGRHHRMFVEPGYGASAEYEQFWARLRGGEFVSSEFKRVGKGGKEVWIMASYNPVFDAAGKPMKVVKFASDISERKRSEAIIELLKTSLARMADGDLGGRVDTEFSGQYEGLRQAFNASLERITEIVTSLQTTSRALKTATGEILSGANDLSERTTKQAATIEETSASMEQLASTVSENAKRAADASSKAQDVSKTATEGGAVMEKATAAMERITTSSGKISNIIGMIDDIAFQTNLLALNASVEAARAGDAGKGFAVVAVEVRRLAQSAASASSEVKALIEQSGAEVAGGSKLVAEAAQKLVAMLETARESSSLIEGIATASREQAGAIEEVSSAVRVLDEMTQQNAALVEQTNAAIEQTEGQATELDKIVDVFTIDDAGAAIPMQSEPRVGGVKALQQKVKAAARTYLSNGNTAVAQDWAEF from the coding sequence ATGGGTCAATCACTATTGAGCCGGTTCGCCGGTGGTTCGCGTGAGGACGATCGCAGCACGGTGGCCGCCATCATGCGCAGCCAGGCGGTGATCGAGTTCGCGCTCGACGGCACCATCCTCACCGCCAACGGCAACTTCCTCGGCGCAGTAGGCTACGCGCTCGACGAGATCCAGGGCAAGCATCATCGGATGTTCGTCGATCCGGCGTTGGCACAGAGCGTGGAGTATGTCGAGTTCTGGCGCGCCCTGGGTGCCGGCCAGTTCCAGTCGGGCGAGTACCGACGCTTCGCCAAGGGCGGCAAGGAGATCTGGCTGCAGGCCAGCTACAACCCGATCCTCGACAAGGCGGGCAAGCCGATCAAGGTGATCAAGTTTGCTTCCGATATCACCGAACAGAAGAACCGCGCCGCCGACATGGCCGGGCAGGTGGCAGCGATCAGTCGGGCGCAGGCGGTGATCGAGTTCAAGCTCGACGGCACCATTCTCACCGCCAACGAGAACTTCCTTTCGACGCTCGGCTACCGGCTCGATGAAGTTCAGGGCCGGCATCACCGCATGTTCGTCGAGCCCGGCTACGGCGCGAGCGCCGAATATGAGCAGTTCTGGGCCCGGCTGCGCGGTGGCGAATTCGTCTCGTCCGAGTTCAAGCGCGTGGGCAAGGGTGGCAAGGAAGTCTGGATCATGGCTTCCTACAACCCGGTGTTCGACGCCGCCGGCAAGCCGATGAAGGTGGTCAAGTTCGCCAGCGACATCTCGGAGCGCAAGCGCTCCGAAGCGATCATCGAACTGCTGAAGACCTCGCTGGCGCGCATGGCCGATGGCGACCTCGGCGGGCGGGTGGATACAGAGTTCAGCGGGCAGTACGAGGGCCTGCGGCAGGCCTTCAACGCCTCGCTGGAACGGATCACCGAGATCGTCACCTCGCTGCAGACCACCTCGCGGGCCCTGAAGACGGCGACCGGGGAGATCCTGTCCGGCGCCAACGATCTCAGCGAACGCACCACCAAGCAGGCCGCAACGATCGAGGAGACCTCCGCCTCGATGGAGCAGCTCGCTTCGACGGTCAGCGAGAACGCCAAGCGGGCGGCCGACGCCTCCAGCAAGGCGCAGGATGTCAGCAAGACCGCCACTGAGGGCGGCGCGGTGATGGAGAAGGCGACCGCCGCCATGGAACGGATCACCACCTCCTCGGGCAAGATCTCCAACATTATCGGCATGATCGACGATATCGCCTTCCAGACGAACCTCCTGGCACTGAACGCGTCGGTGGAAGCGGCGCGGGCCGGCGATGCCGGCAAGGGCTTTGCCGTGGTGGCGGTGGAAGTCCGGCGCCTCGCGCAATCGGCGGCTAGCGCCTCTTCGGAAGTGAAGGCGCTGATCGAGCAGTCCGGCGCGGAAGTCGCCGGTGGCTCGAAGCTGGTGGCCGAGGCGGCGCAGAAGCTGGTCGCCATGCTGGAGACGGCCCGCGAGAGTTCGAGCCTGATCGAAGGCATCGCCACGGCGAGCCGCGAGCAGGCGGGTGCCATCGAAGAGGTCAGCTCCGCGGTGCGGGTGCTCGACGAGATGACGCAGCAGAACGCGGCGCTGGTCGAGCAGACCAATGCGGCGATCGAGCAGACCGAGGGGCAAGCCACCGAACTCGACAAGATCGTCGACGTGTTCACCATCGACGATGCGGGGGCAGCGATACCGATGCAGAGCGAGCCGCGCGTCGGCGGGGTCAAGGCGCTGCAGCAGAAGGTGAAGGCGGCGGCGCGCACCTATCTCAGCAACGGCAACACCGCAGTGGCGCAGGACTGGGCTGAGTTCTGA
- a CDS encoding methyl-accepting chemotaxis protein produces MKKDVTTKTAGGKPSRGVSLRSMVVGLALVMAATGAVVSAANIYVAGEFERSSRTSAELMSSMRAHMTADMLHDSMRGLVYRALYSVISGDLEAAKATYGDVMSYGASFKQALNSQKDFDVPVHIREALDGVRAPLDAYIAAATALVGKAAKFDIAGAQADLPAFDESFKVLEGEMSAVSDAIEDANAAQTRAVKTNHDLSSAVIWGGLALLLLLAVGTLVLSQRLVAKPLGLVAKGFGRLADGDLTVETGGRQRVAEVAALAEVLGVFREALINRDTLAGEAATSARHVATRAEAAAALNDEIGAAVSAALEGDFSRRVAEDQPEAELRELAQRINQLLGTVDGSISETGTVLGALAQADLTRRMQGSYSGALRKLMDDTNAVGDRLAEVVTNLRSTSRSLKVATGEILSGANDLSERTTKQAATIEETSAAMEQLAVTVLENARRAEAASSNAADVSQTAEQGGEVMREATAAMERITQSSAKISNIIGLIDDIAFQTNLLALNASVEAARAGDAGKGFAVVAVEVRRLAQSAASASSEVKALIEQSGTEVAGGSRLVAEAASKLALMLEGARTNYELLQGIAGESRAQASSIEEVNVAVRTLDEMTQHNAALVEQTNAAIEQTESQAGELDRIVDIFTVAEAAAPSVAKAGARQVYLSQGNAAISTDWDEF; encoded by the coding sequence ATGAAGAAGGACGTGACCACCAAGACCGCCGGCGGCAAGCCGTCGCGCGGTGTTTCCCTGCGCAGCATGGTCGTCGGGCTCGCCCTGGTGATGGCCGCCACCGGGGCGGTCGTTTCAGCCGCCAATATCTATGTCGCCGGCGAGTTCGAACGCAGCAGCCGGACATCGGCCGAGCTGATGTCGTCGATGCGGGCGCACATGACTGCCGACATGCTGCATGACAGCATGCGCGGTCTCGTCTACCGGGCGCTCTATTCGGTGATCTCGGGCGACCTCGAGGCGGCCAAGGCGACCTATGGCGACGTGATGAGCTACGGCGCCTCGTTCAAGCAGGCGCTGAACTCGCAGAAGGACTTCGACGTGCCGGTGCATATCCGGGAAGCCCTGGACGGAGTGCGCGCGCCGCTCGACGCCTATATCGCCGCGGCCACTGCCCTGGTGGGCAAGGCCGCCAAGTTCGACATTGCCGGGGCGCAGGCCGACCTGCCGGCGTTCGATGAAAGCTTCAAGGTGCTGGAAGGCGAGATGTCGGCCGTCTCGGACGCCATCGAGGACGCCAACGCGGCCCAGACCCGGGCGGTCAAGACCAACCACGACCTCTCCAGCGCTGTCATATGGGGCGGATTGGCGCTGCTGCTGTTGCTCGCGGTCGGGACCCTGGTGTTGAGCCAGCGCCTCGTCGCCAAGCCGTTGGGACTGGTGGCGAAGGGGTTCGGTCGGCTCGCCGATGGCGATCTCACAGTGGAGACCGGCGGGCGGCAGCGGGTCGCGGAAGTCGCCGCGCTCGCCGAGGTGCTCGGGGTGTTTCGCGAGGCGCTGATCAATCGCGATACCCTGGCAGGCGAGGCGGCGACCAGCGCCCGGCACGTGGCGACCCGAGCGGAGGCAGCAGCAGCGCTGAACGACGAGATCGGTGCCGCCGTGAGCGCAGCGCTGGAGGGGGACTTCAGCCGCCGGGTAGCCGAAGACCAGCCCGAAGCGGAGTTGCGCGAGCTGGCGCAGCGCATCAACCAGTTGCTCGGTACTGTCGACGGTTCGATCAGCGAAACCGGCACGGTGCTCGGCGCGCTGGCCCAGGCCGACCTGACGCGACGCATGCAGGGCAGCTACTCGGGCGCGCTGCGCAAGCTGATGGACGATACCAATGCCGTCGGCGATCGGTTGGCCGAAGTGGTGACAAACCTCCGCTCGACGTCACGGTCCCTCAAGGTGGCGACCGGGGAAATCCTCTCGGGAGCCAATGACCTCAGCGAGCGGACCACCAAGCAGGCGGCGACGATCGAGGAGACCTCGGCGGCGATGGAGCAACTCGCGGTGACCGTGCTGGAAAACGCCAGGCGGGCCGAGGCGGCAAGCAGCAATGCCGCCGACGTGTCGCAGACCGCCGAGCAGGGCGGCGAGGTGATGCGCGAGGCCACCGCGGCGATGGAGCGGATCACCCAGTCCTCGGCCAAGATCTCCAACATCATCGGGCTGATCGACGACATCGCCTTCCAGACTAACCTGTTGGCGCTCAACGCCTCGGTGGAAGCGGCGCGCGCCGGCGATGCCGGCAAGGGCTTTGCGGTGGTTGCGGTGGAAGTGCGGCGGCTGGCGCAGTCGGCGGCGAGCGCGTCGAGCGAAGTGAAGGCGCTGATCGAGCAATCGGGCACCGAAGTCGCCGGTGGCTCGCGGCTGGTCGCCGAGGCGGCGAGCAAGCTCGCCCTGATGCTCGAGGGCGCCCGCACCAACTACGAGCTGCTGCAGGGCATCGCCGGGGAGAGCCGCGCCCAGGCCTCCTCGATCGAGGAGGTGAACGTCGCGGTGCGGACGCTGGACGAGATGACCCAGCACAATGCCGCGCTGGTCGAACAAACCAATGCAGCGATCGAGCAGACTGAATCGCAGGCCGGCGAGCTCGATCGGATCGTCGATATCTTTACTGTTGCCGAGGCGGCTGCGCCCTCGGTGGCGAAGGCCGGAGCGCGACAGGTCTACCTGAGCCAGGGCAATGCCGCGATCAGCACGGACTGGGACGAGTTCTAG
- a CDS encoding methyl-accepting chemotaxis protein, translated as MKIRTRLFLIVAVMGLVVAAIGGLAVFVTASFTERTQQLEAASQRAFNGEHLNRLVTAVVMDARGIYAAPDVEKAAPFAAGLLKSLDQIDAHLAQWQPLVPAADRPAFDQVVARTAEFRQFRAETARLAAIDPAQANAQGNNDANRANRKAYQAEIDAVVEADRARFEAIKAEIDGFEALILPVVGGATLLGLLAGVGAALYVGTRYVSQPLARVTDTMVRLAEGDLATEVPYADEKNEIGQMAAAVQVFKENGIRVAEMNEDERTRHAKAAERAALMQGFQSAFDGVVAATLKGDLTQRIDARFEDADIERIASNFNRLMDTVAGGLNEAGDVLEALAEADLTRRMAGAYEGEFARLKHNTNTVAEKLSEIVTQLKRTSFDLKTATSEILSGANDLSERTTKQAATIEETSAAMEQLATTVLANAQRAAGASENAAEVTTTAEAGGAVMLSANAAMGRITESSAKISNIIGLIDDIAFQTNLLALNASVEAARAGDAGKGFAVVAVEVRRLAQSAASASAEVKALIEQSANEVQGGSRLVAEAAAKLEQMLVAVRGNRELLEGIARDSREQASAIEEVNTAVRQMDEMTQHNAALVEQTNAAIEQTEAQASELDRIVAVFTTDSHAEATATPMADLPPQRGIKALEQRVRAAAKTYLGRGNTALKADDWAEF; from the coding sequence GTGAAGATCCGGACCCGTCTTTTCCTCATCGTTGCCGTCATGGGCCTCGTGGTCGCGGCGATCGGCGGCCTTGCCGTGTTCGTCACCGCGTCGTTCACCGAGCGCACCCAGCAGCTCGAGGCAGCATCGCAGCGGGCCTTCAACGGCGAGCATCTCAATCGGCTGGTCACCGCCGTGGTGATGGATGCCCGCGGGATCTACGCGGCGCCTGATGTCGAGAAGGCGGCGCCGTTTGCCGCCGGGCTGTTGAAGTCGCTCGACCAGATCGACGCGCACCTCGCCCAATGGCAGCCGCTGGTACCGGCGGCCGACCGGCCGGCGTTCGACCAGGTTGTGGCGCGTACAGCGGAGTTCCGGCAGTTCCGGGCCGAGACCGCACGGCTTGCGGCCATCGATCCGGCGCAGGCCAACGCGCAGGGGAACAACGACGCCAATCGCGCCAACCGCAAGGCGTACCAGGCTGAGATCGACGCCGTGGTCGAGGCCGACCGAGCCAGGTTCGAGGCGATCAAGGCAGAGATCGATGGCTTCGAGGCGCTGATCCTGCCCGTCGTGGGCGGCGCAACGCTGCTAGGGTTGCTCGCTGGCGTCGGTGCGGCCCTCTATGTCGGCACCCGCTACGTTTCCCAGCCGTTGGCCCGCGTTACCGACACCATGGTGCGGCTGGCAGAGGGCGACCTTGCAACCGAGGTTCCCTATGCCGATGAGAAGAACGAGATCGGCCAGATGGCGGCTGCGGTGCAGGTGTTCAAGGAGAACGGCATCCGGGTGGCCGAAATGAACGAAGACGAGCGGACCCGGCATGCGAAGGCGGCCGAGCGGGCGGCGCTGATGCAGGGCTTCCAGAGCGCCTTTGACGGCGTGGTGGCGGCGACGCTCAAGGGCGACCTGACACAGCGTATCGACGCCCGCTTCGAAGACGCCGACATCGAGCGCATCGCCAGCAATTTCAACCGGCTGATGGATACGGTAGCGGGCGGCCTGAATGAAGCTGGCGATGTGCTCGAGGCATTGGCCGAAGCGGACCTGACGCGGCGCATGGCCGGCGCCTATGAGGGCGAGTTCGCGCGGCTGAAGCACAATACCAATACGGTGGCCGAGAAGCTCAGCGAGATCGTTACGCAGCTCAAGCGGACCTCGTTCGACCTGAAGACCGCCACCAGTGAGATCCTGTCGGGCGCCAACGACCTTTCCGAACGCACCACCAAGCAGGCGGCGACGATCGAGGAGACCTCGGCTGCCATGGAGCAACTGGCGACCACGGTGCTGGCCAATGCGCAGCGCGCCGCCGGTGCCTCGGAAAATGCCGCCGAGGTGACGACGACTGCCGAGGCCGGCGGCGCCGTGATGCTCAGCGCCAACGCCGCCATGGGGCGGATCACCGAGAGCTCGGCCAAGATCTCCAACATCATCGGGCTGATCGACGACATCGCCTTTCAGACCAACCTCCTCGCGCTCAATGCTTCAGTTGAGGCGGCGCGCGCCGGCGATGCCGGCAAGGGTTTTGCGGTCGTTGCCGTCGAAGTGCGGCGCCTGGCGCAATCGGCGGCCAGTGCCTCGGCGGAGGTAAAGGCGCTGATCGAGCAATCGGCCAACGAGGTACAGGGCGGCTCCAGGCTGGTGGCGGAGGCCGCAGCCAAGCTCGAGCAGATGCTGGTGGCGGTCCGCGGCAACCGCGAACTGCTTGAGGGGATCGCAAGGGACAGCCGCGAGCAGGCCTCGGCGATCGAGGAGGTCAACACCGCGGTCAGGCAGATGGATGAGATGACCCAGCACAATGCGGCGCTGGTCGAACAGACCAACGCGGCGATCGAGCAGACCGAAGCGCAGGCCAGCGAACTCGACCGGATCGTCGCGGTGTTCACCACCGACAGCCATGCCGAGGCCACGGCGACGCCGATGGCGGACCTGCCGCCGCAGCGCGGGATCAAGGCGCTGGAGCAACGGGTCAGGGCGGCGGCCAAGACCTATCTGGGCCGTGGCAACACCGCGCTCAAGGCCGACGACTGGGCCGAGTTCTGA
- a CDS encoding F0F1 ATP synthase subunit epsilon, protein MAEGTKLEIVSPERLLLSETVKSVTVPGADGYFTVLGDHAPLMTTLKPGFVTVVRNDGISHVYYVRGGFADVSPEGLTILAEEAQDIAEFDRAKIEGLIAAGLTAQQAANTADEEMRLQEEIDGWRNLLLDASVGTGSTAH, encoded by the coding sequence ATGGCCGAAGGCACCAAACTCGAAATCGTCTCGCCCGAGCGGCTGCTGCTGTCGGAGACCGTGAAGTCGGTGACCGTGCCGGGCGCCGATGGATATTTCACCGTGCTGGGCGACCACGCACCGCTGATGACCACGCTGAAGCCGGGCTTCGTGACGGTGGTTCGCAATGATGGGATCAGCCACGTCTACTATGTGCGCGGCGGCTTTGCCGACGTGTCACCCGAAGGGCTGACCATCCTCGCCGAAGAGGCGCAGGACATCGCCGAATTCGACCGCGCCAAGATCGAAGGGCTGATCGCCGCCGGGCTCACCGCCCAGCAGGCCGCGAACACTGCGGACGAGGAGATGCGGCTGCAGGAAGAGATCGACGGCTGGCGCAACCTCTTGCTCGACGCATCGGTGGGCACAGGTTCGACCGCACACTAA